Proteins from a genomic interval of Toxotes jaculatrix isolate fToxJac2 chromosome 5, fToxJac2.pri, whole genome shotgun sequence:
- the ucmab gene encoding unique cartilage matrix-associated protein — MSCMYATLLALLTVLLALSLSPEADSAAVPSDTGSAKDPQGPLKRIFMKEADASNFFRRRNRRGLKSQDEINAEQRQVLAADERKREFHEEKRNEFESYAEEEHDEQNERTRESTEQWREFHYDGMHPPHEYNRHSI, encoded by the exons ATGTCCTGCATGTATGCAACCCTCCTGGCTCTCCTCACTGTGCTGCTTGCACTTTCCT TGTCTCCAGAGGCCGACTCTGCAGCTGTGCCCAGCGACACAGGCAGCGCCAAAGACCCACAAG GTCCACTGAAGAGGATTTTCATGAAGGAGGCCGATGCCTCAAACTTCTTCAGAAGACGCAACAGACGGGGCTTGAAGTCTCAGGATGAGATTAACG CTGAGCAGAGGCAGGTTTTGGCTGCAGATGAACGGAAAAGAGAGTTTCATGAGGAGAAGAGGAATGAGTTTGAGAGCTACGCTGAAGAGGAGCATGATG AACAAAATGAGAGGACCAGAGAAAGCACCGAGCAGTGGAGGGAGTTTCACTACGACGGGATGCATCCTCCCCATGAGTACAACCGTCACTCCATCTGA